Genomic window (Phocoena phocoena chromosome 20, mPhoPho1.1, whole genome shotgun sequence):
TCCTCTACCTCATCCAGAAGTTGGGACAGTGAAAGGCCTAGGGACAGAGGACCCGGGGATAGGCTGAAGCTCAAAGAAGAGGaacggggtggggcggggggggggggagaagagCTTATTAAGGAAGCAGGGGGCTGATGGCTGGAGAGATCACTCTACAGGGAGTATGGGCAACTGGCCAACCCCTATAAGTACCTGCACTGGGGGAGGTGGACTCTGAAAGGTGCTCCCTAGAGAAAGAGGGAACAAGCCTGAGAAAAAATCCTGAAGCCTATCTGATAACACAGATTTTCCATTCCCTGACCGAACCACACCTGACCCAAGAGCCCAACCCCAAACTCACTCCAAGCAATCATAGAGCTTTTTCCGCACATCGGGGTCCTGGTTGCTGGGAAGGAGAAGTAGGAGGCAGTCAATATAACTAGGAGCCCAAGGCCTATGCCAACGCCAGCCAGGCCTGGGTGGGGAGTACAGTTGGAGGATAGAGGCATCACTTACCAACCAGTCACCCGTTCCCGGGGCTGCTCCGTGGGCAGCAGGCTGAAGCGGTCCACCTGGAGGTAGAACTCCGCGTGCTGGAGGAGTGAGTTCAGGGACCGGGTTTCAGGAGTTGTCAGGAAGTCGGGCCCAGTAACCCACCGAAGCCAGCCTCAACACTCACCGCGCCTGCCTCGGCGACTTGGACGCGGACCCCGCAGTTTTGCAGTAGCAGCAGCCGGCCTTCTGCCCCTCGAAAGCCGAACTCCTTCTCCTCCCTGCAGCGAGCGCGATCCTCACTAACGCGCTGGCCTGAACACTGCCCCGCCCGCCTGGGGCCCGCCCGCCTGAAACCCGCCCACTTCGGGCTCAAGGCTCGTGCTCTCCCACCGGATTCCAATCTTCCCAGGCTCCGCGGAGCCTCTCTCACCAGTCCGAGGCGTTCAGAGCCTCCCGCGTCACCAAGCATCGAATACTGTGGGTCCCGTCGGACACAAGTAGCGTGGCCCCTTCAGACGTGTCGGGAGCGCGGGACGGGCCCGGGGCCTCGGCCTCCTGCAGTACCTGACGGCGACGACCTGCGTCAAACCCACCGCACGGGGCCCAGCACTGGTCTCCGGGCCctgagaagggggtggggactCACCTTGAGCAGCTGCCCCGCCCGCGGGCTTGAGAGTGCCTCTGACCCTAGAACCAGCTCTCGAATCCAAGGCCGCAGGACCAGACTCCCCAAGCCTGCCATTCCCGCCGCGGTTGCCAGCCGAGCAAACCGGGACCGCGTTTCCCGCGGGCGCTGCGGCCCCGCCTCTCCTCGGAAGAGGAAACGTACGGCGGATGGGCGGGACCTGAGGTCGAAGTCCCGCCCATGAGCGTGCCCGCGCGTGCGCACGAGCGCGTCCTATTCGGGAAGTTGTTTGCAGACCCGTGTTGGTTCAACTGTATGCTGTCCTGCTTACTCTTACCCGAGCATCTCTCCAAGCAGCGGCCGGGCGTTTGCGCCGTTCTTCAAGACTCCTGTGGCACTGGGCAGGAAGGGGCCAAGGGCTGGCTCCGATGGAGTGGGAGGGATCTGGGGCCTGAGGCTGCAGCCAAGGGTGGTCCGAGTGGGTGGCTCAAAGCCACTTCAACGCCTGTGACCCCAAGGAGTTCAGCAATTATTTgttgtgactcagtttcctcatctacaaaatgcgCAGTCTTGTTAGGCCAGTGGAAATAAAAGTACATAGCATTCacgcttcgctggtggcgcagtggttaagaatccgcctgtcaatgcaggggacatgggttcgaaccctggtccgcgATCctacatgccgctgagcaactgagcccgtgagccacaaatactgagcccgcgtgccacaaccactggagcccgtgctccacaacaagagaagccaccgcaatgggaagcctgccCACTGCgacgaaagagtagcccccgcttgcggcAACTAGAAAAAAACccgcgcccagcaacaaagacccaacacagccaaaaaaaattaattttaaaaatgattaacatGATAAATTACAAAAAGGTACAcagcattcaacaaatacttctctctctcccccctcggATTGGCCAAGCCCCTCCCCCAGATTCCCGGGACGCGGGGACCGTAGCGTAATGACGTAGAAGGACGCAAAGATTCTCCCACCCTTATCTCCGTTTCCTAGGAAACGTGGACTCCGCGTTCAACTCCCCGTCGCTGCCCTCTTGACGTCACGGTCCGGACAGGAGGGCGGGGCGAGTGCTACCGCCAGGGGCGGGGCGGCGCGGGCCGGCCGGGCTGTGCACCTGCGCCTCGGCGGTCCGCCTGGGGCATCATCCCCGGCCCGCCTGGCCCCACCATGGCCAGGCCGCAGAGGACTCCGGCACGCAGTCCCGACAGCATCGTCGAGGTGAAGAGCAAAGTAAGGGCCCCTCCAGCCCCGGCTCCGGCCTCGGCCCTAGGCGCTTGCAATTCCCTCATTCTCCCCTTCCTGACTCCTTGGTCCCCACCAcctttttctctcctccatcCTCCACGTCCCATTCTCCGGCTTTTCTTCTCGCTTTCCCCCATCCATCCTCCTTCCTTCTACTGCCGGCCTCAAGAGTCCCTCTGTGGCCTGGGTACCTGAGGGCGGGGAGAAGACCTTGGACAGCGTCCCTTGTACTGGGTGCAAGGCTGCAGCTGTTgtgaagccccccccccccgtcttTCTCACCCCTGCCACCTTTGGACCCGTGGTGAGAAAGGGCACGGACTCCATCCtaacccctccccgcccccccaccccggcctccaGTTTGATGCCGAGTTCCGACGCTTCGCGCTACCCCGCGCTTCGGTGAGCGGCTTCCAAGAGTTCTCTCGGTTGCTGCGTGCGGTACACCAGATCCCGGGCCTGGACGTGCTGCTTGGCTATACGGATGCTCACGGCAACCTACTGCCCCTCACCAACGACGACAGCCTGCGCCGGGCCCTGGCCAGTGGGCCCCCTCCGCTGCGCCTGCTAGTGCAGAAGCGGGGTGAGGAGGATGGGGTACAGTGGGCAGCCTCTGTGGGGTAGGGTGACAGGGCAAGTCTAGAAGGGTTAGTCCATGCCCAGTGTGCCCAGGCTTCACCCTCTGCAGTCCCTGCCCTTGGCCTGACCTCCAAGTGGCAGGAAGTAGCTACAGTGCCCCCTTCCTCAGGCCTTGGCCTGATGGAAAAGGGCCCAAATGGGAAAGCAGGGTCTCTGATCTCAGCGTCCCCCTCTCCTGCAGCAGAAGCTGATTCCAGTGGCCTGGCCTTTGCCTCCAACTCTCTGCAGCGGCGCAAGAAAGGGCTCCTACTTCGGCCAGTGGCATCCCTGCGCACGCGGCCACCCCTGCTAATCAGCCTGCCACAAGATTTCCGCCAGGTTTCTTCAGTCATAGATGTGGACCTACTGCCTGAGACCCACCGACGGGTGCGGCTGCATAAGCATGGTTCCGACCGCCCCCTGGGTTTCTACATCCGAGATGGCATGAGTGTGCGCGTAGCTCCCCAGGGCCTGGAACGGGTTCCAGGCATCTTCATCTCCCGCCTGGTACGAGGGGGCCTGGCTGAGAGTACAGGGCTGCTGGCAGTCAGTGATGAGATCCTCGAGGTCAATGGCATTGAGGTAGCTGGGAAGACCTTGGACCAAGTAACAGACATGATGGTCGCCAACAGCCACAACCTCATTGTCACTGTCAAGCCAGCCAATCAGCGCAATAATGTGGTGCGTGGGGCATCTGGGCGTCTGACAGGGCCTCCTtctgctgggcctgggcctgcTGAGCCTGATAGCGACGATGACAGCAGTGATTTGATCATTGAGAACCGCGAACCTCCCTGTTCCAATGGGCTGTCTCAGGGGCCTCCATGCTGGGACCTGCGCCCAAGCCACCTACTTCCTGATACCCGCAGCTCTCTGCCCTCCCTGGATGATCAGGAGCAGGCCAGCTCTGGCTGGGAGAGTAGCATTCAAGGAGATGGTAGTGGCTTCAGCCTCTGACAGGCAAAGATGCAACCCCTTGCCCTTCCCGGCTGCTGGGACATGGCAGGGACCTCCCCAGTGGGGTTTTTTAGCTTGCTCATGGGGTCCTCTCAGTCTGGGGAACATTAAAGGTTTTCTACAAATGCAGTTATGGTCCTTCTGTTTCCCAGCCCTAGCCTCCTCCTTGATCCCACAATCTTGCCTTCTGGCCTGGACATGAGGCAGAAGTGGAGGAGTGATAAGGGCAGCAGAGAAACCTTCCTGTAGTCAAGCAGCAGGAAGGACACCAGACTTGGCATTTCTAGGGTAAGAAAAGCTCTTGTGGAAACAAACCCCACTGTGTACAAAAGGTTTAATTTTGACAAAGGGGTTAAGAGGCTGGGATGGCCCTTCCACAGCCACCAGTGACTGGGAAGAGTGCTCTGGGGATACTGCCCACCCACTGCTCCTGTCTTCGAACTCCACTCTATGATGGGGACCAGTCCTGCCCTTTATAACCATGTAGCGATCCTCAGTGAGACCCCTGACTCTATCCCCATAAAAGGGCTCAGGCATCCATCTTCACAAAGACCTTGGGGCGGGAAAAGATCTTGATGGCCTCCTCCACCTGCATCAGTTTCCGGTCCAGCTCAGCACGATGGCTCTGGGCTCTCAGTGAATCCGCCCCAGCAGGCAATAGCACCAGCTCACACAGCAGCTGGCTCTGGCCTACAGGGGCCCCAGGAACAGTAAGTGCTGGGCAGGGGTGCATGGTCCCCAGTGGGTTCCCCATCCAGCTTCCTTTGGCCACATACTCACTCTGGAGCAGATTGCTCAGTGTCTCCAGCCGCTGGTTCTCAGGCATGCAGGTGTGGCCAGGCGGCATGGCTGGGTCCAGCTGGCTGTGCTGACGGGCCTCAGCCTCCTGCCGCCACAGATCCCTCCGCTCCAACAAGCTGCGATGCAACAGACTCAGGATTGATAATCCCAGGGCAGATGTTGGCTCCCACCCACCATAAGCATCCCTTACCCTGGGTGTTGGGCAGTAGGACCTACTAATGGGGAACGTGACCCTTCTGTGTGGCGTTGTAGTGCTCCTGGGCCTGCCGTTGCTGCTCCAGCACCTGTGCCAGGACTTGCAGCGAGCGAGAATGACGCCGGGGGGCCCTCTTGGCAGTGCGAGCATTGTGGGTAATGAAGTCCACACTTGGGCCTGGGCCCTGCAGGACATGGCAAGCATGATGAGGTAGCACTGTGTCGTGCCCCTGAACCTCCCCAGGATCCCTGCCCTACCTCCCAGCCCTCACACATCCTCTCACCTTAGCATTGGGACCTGGTGGGGTTAGCTGGGGACTGGGGACACGGGGTGGTGGGAACCCAGGGCCGCAACGGGAATGTGCCCTCAGGAAGTGGGCAGGCTCTGtcccagaggcagggctgggctccTGTAGGCCAAGGTATAGCAGAGGGATCAGTCAGGCTGAGGTCAGGGTCTCAAGCCATAAGAccaagactctgcccttcctgcCTTTCAGGATCTTTCTCTATCACCAGTCCTCTGGAATTGGCCTCCTTCGTCATGAAGGAGGACTTCTCCTCATCAGCATTTAAACATGTGTGTTTCTCAcatctttaagaaaacaaatacccCTCCTTCTATCTCAGTCCTGGCTTCagccaccatttctttttttttttttttttttgcagtacgtgggactctcactgttgtggcttctcccactgtggagcacaggctctggaccacaggctcagcggccatggctcatgggcccagccactccacagcatgtgggatcttcccggaccagggcatgaacccgtgtcccctgcatcagcaggcggactctcaaccactgtgccaccagggaagctgccatttcttttttctttccttcctagcCAAGATTTCTGGCTCTGTCCCCACCAAGGTCACCAACAGCTGGTCTCCAAGCCCTCAAATCCAGGGTCACTTCCCTGGTCTCATCGTCCTCTGCCAGATCCTCAATAACTCCTGGGTCTCACTCCTGACATCCACATCTGATTCTCCACCTGCTTGCTGGACATATTCCCACTCCCTGCGAGTCCCATAAATGCTCCTGATTCAACACATCCACATATGACCTTATTGTCTTTTCTCTCAATCCTGCCTCTCCGTCTCAGACCTGTGGATAGAGAAGTGGTGCCACTATCTACCCAGATAGAATCCTACCACCATACatacccctgcccctgcccttcccaTTGTCCTTAGAAATAAAGGTAAGAAGTGGATTATGTGGCCCTTTATGATGTGGGTACAGGTGACTTCTTGGCCTAACCTCACGCTCTTCTTCCCTCACAGTGAATTGAACACAGCATCCCCACTGCCCACACTCCCTCTGGTCTTAGGACTTCTATCCGTGAGGTTCCATCTCTATAGAATGttctcctccatcctcccctgGCCTAATTCCTACTTGCCCCTCAGAATCACCCAGCCATCATCACTTCTGAGAaagccccccagccccactctgcaGCAGAACCAGCTATCTCTTAGTCCCCTGTTACCTTAGTTCCCTGTGGTTTTCCACCCTCCTCATAACTCAGATCAGAGTATAACTGTCAAAAAGATGGGCAATACTTCTGGCTGCCTGAGGCAGGTACCTGCAGCTGGGCCTTGACGTGGGACTTTACTTTGTCATACTTGGGTGAGCGCCAGAGAGCCTTCAGGGGCCTCGACTGGTCCTGCTCCCGGCTGTGCTCCTGCTCACGGAAGCGCCTCTGGATCTCCCTGATCCGCCTCAGGTTCTCCTTCTCATGGTCTTTAGGGTCCTTCCCTGGGGAAAAGATGTTGCCAGGCTCTGCCCTACATACAGCCCATGCAATCCAACTCACAACAGTGAACACACAGGCCCACACCCTGCCTCCCACAGAAAGATCTCCCTGACATCTCCATCTAAGTCCACCTCGTCAACTTGTTCCCTTCCTCACACAGTAATTATCTTCTTCTATTCCTGatgattttctacattttttattgCAAAGTATACCATTAATCATCTTGCATATCATATTCACCAGTtcacttgtttattgtctctcaTCTTGATTCGATGATGCTCTTCTCCAACCTTGTTTTCCTAGCACCtatagggcctggcacacaggagacaCTCAAGAAACAACCTTTCATTGATGCATGAATTAATGAAGCTGAGCTATGGGTTTTCTGGGGGATATCTCATCTAGTCCTCTCCTGCGAGGAAGAAGAGAGGACTTTTATAGTCGGGGAAACTAACAGTCAGAGAGGTAAAGCCTAAGCCTTCCTCAGGGAAGGAGAAGCAGCTGCTTTTGATCTCAGCTTTGACTTCAGACTCGCCTCGTCCCTTCTGTCCAGAACTTACTCTTGGGAGAGGCCCCTGGGCCTAGGGAAATACCCCCGAGCTGCAGCAGCACGCCACCCACGCCGCGCCGGCCACGCTCCAGGATTTCTCGGGCTCCGGGACCGATGCGGGGGCCGCGGGGAGGGATGGCGTCTAGGTCGGGGTCCGGAGTCAGCAGGCCCAACTTCAGCGTGCTTCCCTCAAGGCGCCCTTGGGCTGAGAGGCCAGACGGGGCGGAGCGCAGAGTTCAATGGTGGAGCTGGGCCTGACCCTTGCTCTGGCTTCGCCAGGGTGAGGCACCCCACAACTCACCCGAGGCCGGCCGCCGGTAGTAGTCAGGACAGAGCGTAGGGTCTGGGGGGATGGGCCCCGAGATGCGGGACGGACCCTCGCACATGCCGCCGCCGTCCTTCTGCAACAATGCACCGAGGCCTGCCGGGCTACGCATCTCCGGCCCCGAACCCCCTTCCTCAGCCCAGTACCTCCTCCCTGGACCCTGACCCCAGCTGTGCCGCCTTCCCTGCGTTCCTGGCCCTCGCCCCGCCTCCCGACCCTGGCCTGCGCTCGCCACCTCCGCTCTCAGCCCACTTCCCTGCCCCGCTGGCAGCCCCTCACCCGGGCAGGGTACTCACCCGAGCAGTTTCACCGCCCACTGCCGCCACCCGACCTCTTTGCTGTTGCCAGGTAACAATGGTTTCCGTCCCTGAGGTCAGGGGCCAATGCCCCCTGGCGCAAAGCCTTCTGGGGTTTGTAGTTTCAGCTGAGGGTGGGGCCAGACCGGCTGCCAGTTGCCCTTCGCAACCCGGCCCTTCTCCGGGGTCAGCTCACGGTCTACCAGTCTAGGGTCcgccctccacctcccaccccccacgTCCCCCAAGCAACCGTCGAGGATGCGCTGATCCTCCGCAGCCATGGCCTCAGCAGGGGCTGAGAAGCGGCCAGGGGCCCAAGAGGGAACAGCATTGGGGCAGTCACAGCTTACGGTGGTGCCTGGTGGCCATGCGCAGAATTCTGAGGTGACCAATTGGCTGTCTAGCCTTCAAACACTTGGCCACAGAGCTTTAGGAGACCAGCTTCTGTGCAATGACCCCCTAACTGCCAGGACAGGCTCCACAGCCTGGGAGGGGCATGGACTGGTGCCCTTCATCCGTATTTGGTATCTAATGGCTGATCCCTGTATCCTTTGCCTGGCCATGGTGACCAGTTACCTATGTGTCACCTCTAGTGTCCAGTTATGGGAGACCAGTGCCTAGTGCCAGCCCATGAAGCCTGCCAAACCCAGGGTGAAGACAAGTGTCCAACAGGGCCAGTCTCAGAGCCAAAGATCCAGGAGGAAAGACTCAAGCTGGAGGAAGAGAGGCACAAGCCAGAGGTGCAGGCACTAGAGGAGAGAGGCCCCAGGCCTATGGCTTCCATTGTGAGGACCAGTCATGGTCTGAAGAGGAAGCCGGTCAAGTGAGGGGGCTTTCAGAGGGAAGAAGCTGAAGGGCTGGGGAGGTGGAATGGGGGTGGATTCCGTAGGATTCCTAAATCGGGCATTCCTGCAGTGTACATACTTATCCCCTGCCACCACCATCACTCCTCCCCTCTTCTGTCCCTCAAGAGCTCTGATGTAGGGAACATCCAGAGAGGGAGTCTCAAAGCCTTGTAAGGGGCTGAACTCATGAGCTCTTGGCCCCTGTCCAGCCCCGGGCCTCACTCACCAGGAAAGGGACAAGAATCTGGGCCTGGGGTGGTAGGCAGACAGGGCTATTCCCTAGGACAGGGCACAGGAGCCAAGGCTGGAGGCTGGCTCCTCAGGCCTTCTTGTCCCCTAGCCTCCCAGAACCTAGCCACCAAGCCCATCCTAGGGCTGAAGCTGAGCTGCCACAGGGGATGCCGCTGCAGAGGGAGGAGCGGGAGAGTAGCCAGAGTGAGCCCTCGCCGTCTGCCAAACAGCACAAAAAAGCCAAGAAGCGCAAGAGTGTGGGAACCCCAGTGCTCCCTGTGGTGGCCAGCACAGTGTCTGCGCCCTCAGAGACCTTAGGACTGGAGCGTGAGTGGCATTCCCCGGGCCTTCCCTTTATCCCCCGCCTGCTGGACCCCTGACATGGCACAGCTTGGCGCTCCAGCACCTGCCCTGCCCCGGGTCCTTGCAGGAAAGGCCCAGCGCCTGCGGCCCCTGTACCAGTACATCAACTATTGCAACCCTGAGCTGAACCAGGCACGGGAGGGGGACAGGGAGGCCGAGGCTGAGGTGAAGCCTGAGTCGGAGCTGGCCCTCATCCCCAAGGAGACAGGTGTGGAACAACTGTAGGCCTTGCTGCCCACGGCAGGTGAGCTGCGCTCGGGCCTCACTTTGCCCTGCCCCAATATGTTCATGACCCCCACCTACACTCTGGTTCCCCTGGGAGAGGAAGCTGGCGAGGAGCCTGGGGGTTTGCCCAGCCTGGGCGTCAGCGGTTGCCTCAAGGCTGAGATGCTCAAGTCAACTCAGGTGGACACCAACAAGATGCTAAGTGTCTGCGCTGCCCCACTTGTACCCCCACCCTCTCCTCAGTACAAGTGACTGTCCTGCCCCACTGGGGGCTCCCCTTCTCCCAAGCCTGAACCAGAGCAGCAGTCTATGGCCCTAGGCACTCAGGTGGAAGAGGGGATTCTGCCCCTACCCCTACTTGGGACCTTGGGTTTGCTAAAAATAAacgtttttccttttctcagacTGTGATCCCCCAAATAAGATGCCTGaagagggagaggctgggaagAAGGGTGGAGGATTCCCCAGTACAGTGAACTGGATTGCCCAAGAACTTGACAGAAATATAGATTCCTGGGCACTACCCCAGACCTaaatgaatcagaatctgcagGGGCGGGGCCTGGTTCTGTGCATTTAAAACCTCCTCAGATGAACCTGAAGATCAGACAAGATAACAGTGGGGATGGAAAGGCGGTTGGTAAGGAAGAActtggggaagagaaaggaaaagaactgtCAGGTCATGGGAAGCAGGTGCTTGGCCTTGCTCCGTCTCCCAGGGAAGGGGCCTGCGTTGATCTGACCTTGAGGGGGCCAACACTTGGAATCCTTCTGAGGTGGCCGAGTTCATTTGCCTGTCCCAGGAGGGGCAGCTCTCACAGCTGGACCAGACTTTGCCCCCAGAGTGGCCCCTGGTGACAGAGGAACTGGTGCCTTTTTCTGGCAGGCAAGGGGTGGTGGTAGAGGTGAATGTTCTCTTTGGACCCCTGTGGCTGAGCCACTGGATGACTGCGGTGCCTCATCCTCAGGGGTCTCTGGGAAGAGGGGGCCAGTGCTGGCCATTTTGGAAAGCCCCTATCCTGCTGCCTCCTGGTCCTCTTGCATGTCCCTCAGACATCGTAAACACAGGGAATTCCAGATTAAATGGATTTCTCCTCCCTCCAAcctgcttttcttcctgtttctcatCTACACAATTGTTCAAGCCAAAATCCTGATAGCACCTCAGACCCCATCCTATTCTTTACTCATTGACTCCTGCCAGCTAATCAGGCATGAAGGCAGGTGAATCTACCCTCTCAGACAGAGAATCTCTCGGACACCCATCAGCACCCTTGCCTGGGACACTGTCATCTCCAGTTGAGAGCTCACTAGTCTCCCTGCCGGTGGGCCCTTGCCCCACCAACCC
Coding sequences:
- the PARD6A gene encoding partitioning defective 6 homolog alpha isoform X1 encodes the protein MARPQRTPARSPDSIVEVKSKFDAEFRRFALPRASVSGFQEFSRLLRAVHQIPGLDVLLGYTDAHGNLLPLTNDDSLRRALASGPPPLRLLVQKRAEADSSGLAFASNSLQRRKKGLLLRPVASLRTRPPLLISLPQDFRQVSSVIDVDLLPETHRRVRLHKHGSDRPLGFYIRDGMSVRVAPQGLERVPGIFISRLVRGGLAESTGLLAVSDEILEVNGIEVAGKTLDQVTDMMVANSHNLIVTVKPANQRNNVVRGASGRLTGPPSAGPGPAEPDSDDDSSDLIIENREPPCSNGLSQGPPCWDLRPSHLLPDTRSSLPSLDDQEQASSGWESSIQGDGSGFSL
- the PARD6A gene encoding partitioning defective 6 homolog alpha isoform X2, with amino-acid sequence MARPQRTPARSPDSIVEVKSKFDAEFRRFALPRASVSGFQEFSRLLRAVHQIPGLDVLLGYTDAHGNLLPLTNDDSLRRALASGPPPLRLLVQKREADSSGLAFASNSLQRRKKGLLLRPVASLRTRPPLLISLPQDFRQVSSVIDVDLLPETHRRVRLHKHGSDRPLGFYIRDGMSVRVAPQGLERVPGIFISRLVRGGLAESTGLLAVSDEILEVNGIEVAGKTLDQVTDMMVANSHNLIVTVKPANQRNNVVRGASGRLTGPPSAGPGPAEPDSDDDSSDLIIENREPPCSNGLSQGPPCWDLRPSHLLPDTRSSLPSLDDQEQASSGWESSIQGDGSGFSL
- the ENKD1 gene encoding enkurin domain-containing protein 1 — translated: MCEGPSRISGPIPPDPTLCPDYYRRPASAQGRLEGSTLKLGLLTPDPDLDAIPPRGPRIGPGAREILERGRRGVGGVLLQLGGISLGPGASPKRKDPKDHEKENLRRIREIQRRFREQEHSREQDQSRPLKALWRSPKYDKVKSHVKAQLQEPSPASGTEPAHFLRAHSRCGPGFPPPRVPSPQLTPPGPNAKGPGPSVDFITHNARTAKRAPRRHSRSLQVLAQVLEQQRQAQEHYNATQKGHVPHYLLERRDLWRQEAEARQHSQLDPAMPPGHTCMPENQRLETLSNLLQSQSQLLCELVLLPAGADSLRAQSHRAELDRKLMQVEEAIKIFSRPKVFVKMDA
- the C20H16orf86 gene encoding LOW QUALITY PROTEIN: uncharacterized protein C16orf86 homolog (The sequence of the model RefSeq protein was modified relative to this genomic sequence to represent the inferred CDS: substituted 1 base at 1 genomic stop codon); protein product: MASAGAEKRPGAQEGTALGQSQLTVVPGGHAQNSECPVMGDQCLVPAHEACQTQGEDKCPTGPVSEPKIQEERLKLEEERHKPEVQALEERGPRPMASIVRTSHGLKRKPVKLAPQAFLSPSLPEPSHQAHPRAEAELPQGMPLQREERESSQSEPSPSAKQHKKAKKRKSVGTPVLPVVASTVSAPSETLGLERKAQRLRPLYQYINYCNPELNQAREGDREAEAEVKPESELALIPKETGVEQLXALLPTAGELRSGLTLPCPNMFMTPTYTLVPLGEEAGEEPGGLPSLGVSGCLKAEMLKSTQVDTNKMLSVCAAPLVPPPSPQYK